A part of Cystobacter ferrugineus genomic DNA contains:
- a CDS encoding cob(I)yrinic acid a,c-diamide adenosyltransferase, translated as MKIYTKTGDTGETGLFGGGRVRKDSVRVDAYGEVDELNASLGLARSLSMPSDLDALLQRLQEQLFTVGAVLATPPGTKASGFIPPLKAEWIADMERAIDTFEGELSPMTHFILPAGVQAAAALHLARTVCRRAERRVVTALSEGEASKDAVAYLNRLSDLLFVMARVANRRAGVEDVKWIAEKPTT; from the coding sequence TTGAAGATCTACACGAAGACCGGAGACACGGGAGAGACGGGCCTGTTTGGTGGAGGACGGGTCCGCAAGGACAGTGTCCGAGTGGATGCCTACGGTGAGGTGGACGAGCTGAACGCCTCGCTGGGACTGGCGCGCTCCCTGTCCATGCCGTCGGATCTGGATGCCCTGCTCCAGCGTCTGCAGGAGCAGCTCTTCACCGTGGGAGCGGTGCTCGCCACACCCCCGGGGACCAAGGCCTCCGGCTTCATCCCCCCGCTCAAGGCCGAGTGGATCGCCGACATGGAGCGGGCAATCGACACCTTCGAGGGCGAACTGTCCCCCATGACGCACTTCATCCTGCCCGCGGGCGTCCAGGCGGCCGCCGCGCTGCACCTGGCGCGCACGGTGTGCCGGCGGGCCGAGCGCCGCGTGGTCACCGCCCTGAGCGAGGGCGAGGCCTCCAAGGACGCGGTGGCCTACCTCAACCGGCTCTCGGACCTGCTCTTCGTCATGGCGCGGGTGGCCAACCGCCGGGCGGGCGTCGAGGACGTGAAGTGGATCGCGGAGAAGCCCACTACCTAG
- a CDS encoding DMT family transporter, with the protein MQASTTDIVPAQRESLSGVYAALFLQVVISAGTYLAGKRAMEELPPLTVVMWRFLLSATLFCLLLAFTPGPKLPPRSEWRRVFMLGLLAGPLNQVLFFHGLSRSTAAHAALLYALTPLGVYLLGLARGQERASSRAVFGILTALTGVVVLLLGRGLASARGSLLGDLLILGAVIAWIAFTTEGKPFASAHGSVRSTAWSMVAAALLLLPVAPFVLEPARTFSVSPSALGSIAYLAVLTSVVAYLIWYYALTKVPASHAAIFSNLQPVMTALAAWLLLGESLHGELILGGALVLVGVRLTQSAPTAPMRQGLERA; encoded by the coding sequence GTGCAGGCCTCCACCACCGATATCGTTCCCGCTCAGCGCGAGTCGCTCAGCGGGGTCTATGCAGCCTTGTTCCTGCAGGTCGTCATCAGCGCGGGGACATATCTGGCCGGCAAGCGCGCCATGGAGGAACTGCCCCCGCTCACGGTGGTGATGTGGCGCTTCCTGCTCAGCGCCACCCTCTTCTGTCTGTTGCTCGCCTTCACGCCTGGGCCGAAGCTGCCGCCGCGCTCCGAGTGGCGCCGCGTATTCATGCTCGGCCTGCTCGCGGGCCCGCTCAACCAGGTGTTGTTCTTCCATGGCCTGTCCCGCTCCACCGCGGCCCACGCGGCGCTGCTCTACGCTCTGACGCCGCTCGGCGTATACCTGCTGGGGCTCGCGCGCGGGCAGGAGCGTGCCTCGTCACGCGCCGTGTTCGGTATCCTCACGGCGCTCACCGGCGTGGTGGTGTTGTTGCTCGGGCGGGGGCTGGCCTCGGCGCGCGGCTCGCTGCTGGGCGATCTGCTCATCCTCGGCGCGGTGATCGCGTGGATCGCCTTCACCACCGAGGGCAAGCCCTTCGCCTCCGCCCATGGCTCGGTGCGCTCCACCGCGTGGAGCATGGTGGCCGCCGCCCTGCTCCTGCTGCCCGTGGCCCCCTTCGTCCTCGAGCCCGCCCGCACCTTCTCCGTGAGTCCCTCCGCCCTGGGCAGCATCGCCTACCTGGCCGTCCTCACGTCCGTGGTGGCCTACCTCATCTGGTACTACGCCCTGACCAAGGTGCCCGCCTCGCACGCGGCCATCTTCTCCAACCTCCAGCCGGTGATGACGGCGCTCGCCGCGTGGCTCCTGCTCGGCGAGTCCCTGCATGGGGAACTCATCCTCGGCGGCGCCCTGGTGCTCGTCGGCGTGCGGCTGACCCAGAGCGCCCCCACGGCGCCCATGCGTCAGGGCCTCGAGCGCGCCTAA
- a CDS encoding cytochrome c/FTR1 family iron permease, producing MKRTGLLLLSLLLAAPLATAAESKSEARTWHRLVGILQYLQADYPAAVESKSDFELAEQRSFIAEATEAARELGRPGETFLARLEEIKARVDKAEDPEGVSQDCGALVEDLVLAGGLARSPRVPPDLKVGERVYQESCAACHGADGRADVPIAQTMEPLPTNFHDPEVMGGLTPYKAFNTVGFGVPGTPMPGFPTLTEEERWGLAFYLLTLRQPPCDAAPPRVSLEKLANATDTELVQAYGQEHLACLRRKMPDVDEERGLLVTREYVEQALKLGASGDMLGARNALLDAYLKGLEPVEVTLRARNPDLVLKLEKAFLDTRVAAERKSPHLQDEGRVLLSLLDEARRDSGDTMSFLSVIWITLLILLREGFEATIIIAALLAMLRKMQAPEYARVVHLGWVSALVVGALAFIFGRHLMNGANREMLEGIAGLVAVAMLLYAALWLNARANMSKFMGELREKMKGALGRGSLMGLFAIAFTSALRESVETAIFLQGLALDSASGVAWGCAAGAVALTVLVLFVNRVGYKLPMKTLFKASTVLLVVTAIILLGKAIRALQEVALVPIHPIRFVTIDLLGVYPDAMSLIPQVVLTAIPLALLIIKRRGGGTASLADSSSQAEAQAGK from the coding sequence GTGAAGCGCACCGGTCTACTGCTGCTGTCCCTGCTGCTCGCGGCGCCGTTGGCCACTGCCGCCGAGAGCAAGTCCGAAGCGCGCACCTGGCACCGCCTGGTGGGCATTCTGCAGTACCTGCAGGCCGACTATCCGGCGGCGGTGGAATCCAAGTCGGACTTCGAGCTGGCCGAGCAGCGCAGCTTCATCGCCGAGGCCACCGAGGCGGCGCGCGAGCTGGGACGCCCGGGAGAGACGTTCCTCGCGCGGCTGGAGGAGATCAAGGCCCGGGTGGACAAGGCCGAGGATCCCGAGGGCGTCAGCCAGGACTGCGGCGCGCTGGTGGAGGATCTGGTGCTCGCGGGGGGACTGGCGCGCAGCCCGCGGGTGCCGCCGGACCTGAAGGTGGGCGAGCGCGTCTACCAGGAGAGCTGCGCGGCCTGTCACGGCGCGGACGGACGCGCGGATGTGCCCATCGCCCAGACGATGGAGCCCCTCCCCACCAACTTCCATGATCCCGAGGTGATGGGCGGGCTCACGCCCTACAAGGCCTTCAACACGGTGGGCTTCGGCGTGCCCGGCACGCCCATGCCGGGCTTCCCCACCCTGACCGAGGAGGAGCGCTGGGGCCTGGCCTTCTATCTCCTCACGCTCCGCCAGCCTCCGTGTGACGCCGCGCCGCCGCGCGTGTCGCTGGAGAAGCTCGCCAACGCCACGGACACCGAGCTCGTCCAGGCCTATGGGCAGGAGCACCTCGCGTGCCTGCGCCGGAAGATGCCGGACGTGGACGAGGAGCGCGGCCTGCTGGTGACGCGCGAGTACGTGGAACAGGCGCTCAAGCTGGGCGCCTCCGGGGACATGCTGGGCGCGCGCAACGCGCTCCTGGACGCCTACCTCAAGGGGCTGGAGCCGGTGGAGGTGACGCTCCGGGCGCGCAACCCGGACCTGGTACTCAAGCTGGAGAAGGCCTTCCTGGACACGCGCGTGGCCGCCGAGCGCAAGAGCCCGCACCTCCAGGACGAGGGCCGCGTCCTCTTGTCGCTGCTGGACGAGGCGCGCCGGGACAGTGGCGACACGATGAGTTTCCTGTCCGTCATCTGGATCACCCTGCTCATCCTGCTGCGCGAGGGCTTCGAGGCGACCATCATCATCGCCGCGCTGCTGGCGATGCTGCGCAAGATGCAGGCGCCCGAGTACGCGCGCGTGGTGCACCTGGGCTGGGTGTCCGCGCTGGTGGTGGGGGCGCTCGCCTTCATCTTCGGCCGGCACCTGATGAACGGGGCCAACCGCGAGATGCTCGAGGGCATCGCCGGGCTCGTGGCGGTGGCGATGCTGCTGTACGCGGCGCTGTGGCTCAACGCGCGCGCCAACATGAGCAAGTTCATGGGTGAGCTGCGCGAGAAGATGAAGGGCGCGCTGGGCCGCGGCAGCTTGATGGGCCTGTTCGCCATCGCCTTCACCTCGGCGCTGCGCGAGAGCGTGGAGACGGCCATCTTCCTGCAGGGACTCGCGCTCGACTCGGCGTCGGGCGTGGCCTGGGGGTGCGCCGCGGGCGCGGTGGCGCTCACCGTGCTCGTCCTCTTCGTCAACCGCGTGGGCTACAAGCTGCCCATGAAGACGCTCTTCAAGGCGTCCACCGTGCTGCTGGTGGTCACCGCCATCATCCTGCTGGGCAAGGCGATCCGCGCCCTCCAGGAGGTGGCCCTGGTGCCCATCCACCCCATCCGCTTCGTCACCATCGATCTGCTCGGCGTCTACCCAGACGCCATGTCGCTCATCCCCCAGGTGGTGCTCACGGCCATTCCGCTCGCCCTGCTCATCATCAAGCGGCGCGGCGGCGGAACGGCGAGCCTGGCGGACTCCTCGTCCCAGGCCGAGGCTCAGGCCGGGAAGTAG
- a CDS encoding dihydrofolate reductase, translating to MMLSAIVAMASNRCIGRDNTLPWRLPADLQRFKRLTMGHTLLMGRKTYESIGRPLPGRTMLVVTRQQDWAPEGIEVAHSLEEALARARGDEVFLAGGAQLYEQAMDRVRRLYLTRIDREYEGDAFFPEVDLSTWRLTAEEPHPATDTTPPFAFLTYER from the coding sequence ATGATGCTGTCGGCCATCGTGGCCATGGCGTCCAACCGCTGCATCGGCCGGGACAACACCCTGCCCTGGCGCCTGCCGGCGGACCTCCAACGATTCAAGCGGCTCACCATGGGGCACACGCTCCTCATGGGCCGCAAGACGTACGAGTCCATCGGCCGGCCACTGCCCGGCAGGACGATGCTCGTGGTGACTCGCCAACAGGACTGGGCTCCCGAGGGCATCGAGGTGGCGCACTCGCTGGAGGAGGCCCTCGCGCGGGCGCGCGGCGACGAGGTCTTCCTGGCGGGAGGCGCCCAGCTCTACGAGCAGGCGATGGACCGGGTGCGTCGGCTGTACCTCACGCGCATCGACCGCGAGTACGAGGGCGACGCCTTCTTCCCCGAGGTGGATCTGTCCACCTGGCGCCTCACCGCCGAGGAGCCCCACCCGGCCACGGACACCACCCCGCCCTTCGCCTTTCTCACCTACGAGCGGTGA
- the queG gene encoding tRNA epoxyqueuosine(34) reductase QueG yields the protein MPPLSTQHLRQLSTQVGFDLVGFARAEPIPGDFLLEWLAAGCDADMDWLGTRTAERLDVSLLLPGARTVIAFATNYYREDPRTEDSPIARYARGRDYHSTLRDSLKSFRRRLKEAYPEVHDYGSVDSGPMMEKVWAARAGLGYVGKNGCFITEPLGSWVLLAVLVLDAEVDAYAEGPTADRCGSCHLCIMSCPTGALLGQGRVDARACLSYQTIENRHAEVPESFRVEMDNLVFGCDICQDVCPLNRRPVTTSNKRFAPRAVAELGVMELAALTPEQYDQLIPGTALGRAKYDGLRRNAVYALGAAKRVEARPLIERLREDPSEAVRHAAEWALLHLNP from the coding sequence GTGCCCCCGCTGTCCACCCAACACCTCCGCCAGCTCTCCACCCAGGTGGGCTTCGATCTCGTGGGCTTCGCGCGCGCCGAGCCGATTCCAGGGGACTTCCTCCTGGAGTGGTTGGCGGCGGGCTGCGACGCCGACATGGACTGGCTGGGCACGCGGACGGCCGAGCGGCTCGACGTCTCCCTGCTGCTGCCCGGCGCGCGCACGGTGATCGCCTTCGCCACCAACTACTACCGGGAGGATCCCCGGACGGAGGACTCGCCCATCGCCCGCTACGCCCGGGGCCGGGACTACCACTCCACCCTGCGCGACAGCCTCAAGTCCTTCCGCCGCCGGCTCAAGGAGGCGTACCCCGAGGTGCACGACTACGGGAGCGTGGACTCGGGTCCGATGATGGAGAAGGTGTGGGCCGCCCGCGCCGGGCTGGGATACGTGGGCAAGAATGGCTGCTTCATCACCGAGCCGCTGGGCTCGTGGGTGCTGCTGGCCGTGCTCGTCCTCGACGCCGAGGTGGACGCGTACGCCGAGGGGCCCACTGCGGATCGCTGCGGCAGTTGCCACCTGTGCATCATGTCGTGTCCCACCGGGGCGCTGCTCGGCCAGGGACGGGTGGACGCGCGGGCCTGCCTCTCCTACCAGACCATCGAGAACCGCCACGCCGAGGTGCCCGAGTCCTTCCGGGTGGAGATGGACAACCTCGTCTTCGGCTGTGACATCTGCCAGGACGTCTGCCCCCTCAACCGCCGGCCCGTCACCACCTCCAACAAGCGCTTCGCTCCCCGGGCGGTCGCCGAGCTCGGGGTGATGGAGCTGGCGGCGCTCACCCCCGAGCAGTACGACCAGCTCATCCCCGGCACCGCGCTCGGCCGGGCCAAGTACGACGGCCTGCGCCGCAACGCCGTGTACGCGCTCGGGGCCGCGAAACGCGTGGAGGCCCGGCCCCTGATCGAACGGCTGCGCGAGGACCCGAGCGAGGCCGTTCGTCATGCCGCCGAGTGGGCCCTGCTGCACCTCAATCCCTGA
- a CDS encoding thymidylate synthase, whose product MTPYLALLEHVLHHGTKKSDRTGTGTLSVFGHQMRFDLTRGFPLVTTKKLHLKSIIHELLWMLAGGTNVHALQAHGVTIWDEWADAEGNLGPIYGHQWRSWSTPEGGSIDQMTQLVEGLKKNPDSRRHLVSAWNVADLGAMKLPPCHILFQFYVANGRLSCQLYQRSADIFLGLPFNIASYALLTMMVAQVTGLEAHEFIHTSGDAHLYLNHVEQAREQLEREPRPLPRMTLNPAVRSLFDFKYEDFTLSGYDPHPAIKAPVAV is encoded by the coding sequence ATGACACCGTACCTCGCCCTGCTCGAGCACGTCCTGCACCACGGCACGAAGAAGAGCGACCGCACCGGCACCGGCACGCTGAGTGTCTTCGGCCATCAGATGCGCTTCGATCTCACGCGGGGCTTCCCCCTGGTGACGACGAAGAAGCTCCACCTCAAGTCCATCATCCACGAGCTCTTGTGGATGCTCGCGGGCGGCACGAACGTGCACGCGCTCCAGGCGCACGGCGTCACCATCTGGGACGAGTGGGCCGACGCCGAGGGCAACCTCGGCCCCATCTACGGACACCAGTGGCGCTCCTGGTCCACGCCCGAGGGGGGCTCCATCGATCAGATGACCCAGCTCGTCGAGGGGCTGAAGAAGAACCCCGACTCGCGGCGCCACCTGGTGAGCGCGTGGAACGTGGCGGACCTGGGCGCCATGAAGCTGCCGCCCTGTCACATCCTGTTCCAGTTCTACGTGGCCAACGGGCGGCTGTCCTGCCAGCTCTACCAGCGCAGCGCGGACATCTTCCTGGGCCTGCCCTTCAACATCGCCTCCTACGCCCTGCTGACGATGATGGTGGCGCAGGTGACGGGGCTCGAGGCCCATGAGTTCATCCACACCTCGGGCGACGCGCACCTCTACCTCAACCACGTGGAGCAGGCGCGCGAGCAACTCGAGCGCGAGCCCCGGCCCCTGCCCCGCATGACGCTCAACCCGGCCGTCCGCTCGCTCTTCGACTTCAAATACGAGGACTTCACCCTCAGTGGGTATGACCCCCACCCCGCCATCAAGGCACCGGTGGCCGTATGA